One stretch of Arachis duranensis cultivar V14167 chromosome 1, aradu.V14167.gnm2.J7QH, whole genome shotgun sequence DNA includes these proteins:
- the LOC107489674 gene encoding nucleolar protein 56, with protein sequence MALFLLYESASGYALFEAHGLDEIGQNTEAVRSSVSDLNRFGKVVKLRSFNPFTSALDALKQCNAVSEGILTDELRTVLETNLPKVKEGKKAKFSLGVSDPKIGSQISEVTKIPCQSNDFVNELLRGVRLHFNKFVGDLKPGDLEKAQLGLGHSYSRAKVKFNVNRVDNMVIQAIFLLDTLDKDINSFSMRVREWYSWHFPELVKIVNDNYLYAKVAKYIEDKAKLSEDNIPALTDIVGDEDKAKEIVEAAKASMGQDLSPVDLINVHQFAQRVMDLSEYRRKLYDYLVSKMNDIAPNLASLIGEVVGARLISHAGSLTNLAKCPSSTLQILGAEKALFRALKTRGNTPKYGLIFHSSFIGRASARNKGRMARYLANKCSIASRIDCFSERGTTAFGEKLREQVEERLDFYDKGVAPRKNIDVMKSALESVVNKDTETDTQEVPVEASAKKDKKKKKQKAANVDEADEMAVVDKAPETTNGDAVEDHKSEKKKKKEKRKLEQEMELDQAVGDSAAGDQDGTAKKKKKKTKDKRDDDDGEVPEAVTETKKKKKKSKSKDAE encoded by the exons ATGGCGCTGTTCCTTCTCTACGAGTCTGCTTCGGGCTACGCCCTTTTCGAGGCTCACGGCCTCGACGAAATCGGTCAGAACACCGAAGCCGTTCGGAGCTCCGTTTCCGATCTCAACCGCTTCGGTAAGGTCGTCAAGCTCCGCTCCTTTAACCCTTTCACCTCCGCCCTCGATGCCCTCAAACAGTGCAACGCCGTCTCCGAAG GCATATTGACCGATGAGCTGAGAACTGTCTTGGAGACTAACTTGCCTAAAGTGAAGGAAGGGAAGAAGGCCAAGTTCAGTTTGGGTGTTTCGGACCCTAAGATTGGTTCTCAGATATCTGAAGTCACCAAAATTCCCTGTCAAAGTAATGATTTTGTGAATGAGCTGCTCCGTGGAGTGAGGCTTCATTTCAATAAGTTTGTTGGTGACCTCAAG CCTGGAGATTTGGAGAAGGCACAACTTGGTCTGGGGCATAGCTACAGCAGAGCCAAGGTGAAGTTCAATGTTAATCGGGTTGACAATATGGTCATCCAAGCAATCTTCCTTCTCGATACACTTGATAAGGACATCAATTCATTCTCCATGAGGGTCAG AGAATGGTATTCATGGCATTTTCCTGAACTGGTGAAGATTGTGAATGACAATTATCTTTATGCGAAAGTTGCAAAATATATTGAGGATAAAGCAAAGTTGTCCGAAGACAATATTCCGGCTCTAACTGACATAGTTGGAGATGAAGATAAGGCAAAGGAGATTGTTGAAGCTGCCAAGGCCTCCATGG GACAGGATTTATCCCCAGTGGACTTGATTAATGTCCATCAATTTGCACAGAGGGTAATGGACCTATCTGAGTATAGGCGGAAGTTGTATGATTACCTGGTTTCTAAAATGAATGACATTGCCCCAAATTTGGCCTCTTTGATTGGTGAAGTTGTTGGTGCACGATTAATATCTCATGCTGGTAGCCTCACAAATTTAGCGAAGTGCCCATCTTCAACCCTTCAAATTCTTGGTGCAGAGAAAGCTTTGTTCAG GGCACTAAAAACTAGAGGAAATACTCCCAAATATGGTCTGATATTCCACTCTTCATTTATTGGTCGAGCATCTGCTAGAAATAAGGGTCGAATGGCTCGCTATCTTGCAAACAAATGTTCAATTGCATCACGGATTGACTGCTTTTCTG AAAGGGGTACAACCGCTTTTGGGGAGAAACTTCGTGAACAAGTTGAGGAGCGACTTGACTTCTACGACAAGGGAGTTGCCCCTCGTAAAAACATAGACGTCATGAAGTCTGCCCTTGAAAGTGTAGTGAACAAAG ATACAGAAACGGATACACAAGAAGTGCCAGTTGAAGCATCAGCAAAGAaagacaagaagaagaagaagcaaaaagctgcTAATGTAGATGAAGCTGACGAAATGGCTGTAGTAGATAAAGCCCCAGAAACTACAAATGGTGATGCAGTGGAGGATCATAAatcagaaaagaagaaaaagaaagaaaagaggaaatTGGAACAGGAGATGGAGCTTGACCAGGCCGTAGGTGATAGTGCTGCCGGTGATCAAGATGGAACagctaaaaagaagaagaagaagacaaaggATAAGAGAGACGATGATGATGGAGAAGTACCAGAGGCTGTTACTGAgactaagaagaagaaaaagaaatcaaaaagTAAGGATGCCGAATAA
- the LOC107490052 gene encoding uncharacterized protein LOC107490052 has translation MVQICGNFNIYRSNRSRISHEGVNSEHISYDQYEQEEEKHEEVDVDYMEDDNTNVEPIFDYHDFDEGYNIDSLEDIGMIEFWNIRDEDFYNRYARIRGFSARKNRTRKSRASVLKLKNFVCHREGFRPQTNYGIGNFKKKPTAETRCGCSAMMEIRLDA, from the exons ATGGTTCAAATTTGtggaaattttaatatttaca GAAGTAATAGGTCAAGAATTTCTCATGAAGGGGTTAATAGCGAGCATATATCATATGATCAATATGAGCAGGAGGAAGAAAAACATGAGGAAGTTGACGTGGATTATATGGAGGATGACAACACAAATGTGGAACCAATATTCGATTATCACGACTTCGATGAAGGGTATAACATTGACTCACTCGAAGACATTGGGATGATTGAATTTTGGAACATCAGGGACGAAGAT TTCTACAATAGATATGCAAGGATAAGAGGCTTTAGTGCTCGGAAGAACAGGACTAGGAAGAGTCGTGCAAGCGTACTTAAGTTGAAGAATTTTGTATGTCATCGTGAAGGATTTAGACCGCAAACTAATTATGGCATTGGAAACTTCAAGAAAAAACCTACAGCCGAGACAAGGTGTGGTTGCAGTGCAATGATGGAAATTCGTCTAGATgcatga